One window of Phycisphaeraceae bacterium genomic DNA carries:
- a CDS encoding transposase → MSAPYSQDSRNKVLGAFDRGMKTGEIARAFGVSPSWLRRVKQRRRENGETTPRPMGGKRFEKIDRVKLARLVAARPDATLAELRESLGILCAISAIGTALQKLGLSYKKRRSMPRNRSGRTSPGGAPSGFSGGRVSIRVG, encoded by the coding sequence ATGAGCGCGCCCTATTCGCAGGATTCCAGGAACAAGGTGCTCGGAGCGTTTGATCGCGGCATGAAGACCGGTGAGATCGCGCGGGCCTTTGGCGTCAGCCCTTCGTGGCTCAGGCGGGTGAAGCAGCGACGCCGGGAGAACGGCGAGACCACTCCGCGTCCCATGGGCGGCAAGCGTTTCGAGAAGATCGATCGCGTCAAGCTCGCCCGCCTTGTCGCGGCACGTCCCGACGCCACGCTTGCGGAGTTGCGGGAGAGTCTGGGGATCCTCTGCGCCATTTCCGCGATCGGCACCGCCCTCCAGAAGCTCGGGCTGTCCTACAAAAAAAGACGATCCATGCCGCGGAACAGGAGCGGCCGGACGTCGCCAGGCGGCGCGCCGAGCGGGTTCTCTGGCGGGCGGGTATCGATCCGCGTCGGCTGA
- a CDS encoding iron ABC transporter permease, with translation MRARAIPILIGFLVLAALAFWLRLRVGGPLPPGSEQILEFRAQRATAGLIVGIGLATAGVLLQCLFRNPLASPELLGMSSGAGVAVMLWQLGAYHAGLGIAQSGMVNIGAGVALPGAVGALALTYLLSQRRGRVEPVSLILTGVIVGIIAAALISLIQQLLPDRGVAASRLLLGAINDDVRWGGIATAGAVTLACAIWAIWRGRALDVASLSDDEARSLGVALGWLRIELFLLAGILTSVTFAIAGPVAFVGLVCPHLVRLLIGPSHQRLVIGAALLGGAMVVFADCLVRSIDFGSGRLPISVLTALIGGPVLIWMLRRRSGLLTAE, from the coding sequence GTGAGAGCGCGTGCAATTCCCATCCTGATAGGTTTTTTGGTGCTCGCGGCGCTGGCATTTTGGCTGCGTCTGCGGGTCGGCGGTCCGCTGCCGCCGGGCTCGGAACAGATTCTTGAGTTTCGAGCACAGCGTGCGACCGCCGGGCTGATTGTCGGCATCGGTTTGGCAACGGCGGGGGTTCTGCTCCAGTGCCTTTTCCGAAACCCGCTCGCCTCTCCTGAATTGCTCGGCATGTCGAGCGGCGCCGGGGTCGCGGTCATGCTCTGGCAACTCGGCGCGTACCACGCCGGCCTTGGAATCGCGCAGAGCGGCATGGTCAACATCGGCGCCGGCGTTGCGCTCCCGGGCGCGGTCGGCGCGCTCGCACTCACGTATCTGCTGAGTCAACGCCGCGGCAGAGTCGAACCCGTCTCGCTCATTCTCACAGGCGTCATTGTCGGGATCATCGCGGCGGCGCTCATCTCGCTCATCCAACAATTGCTCCCCGATCGGGGCGTCGCGGCGTCGCGACTCCTGCTCGGCGCCATCAACGACGACGTGCGGTGGGGGGGCATCGCCACCGCGGGCGCAGTCACGCTCGCGTGCGCGATCTGGGCGATTTGGCGCGGGAGAGCGCTCGATGTTGCCTCGCTCTCCGACGATGAGGCTCGATCGCTCGGCGTCGCGCTCGGTTGGCTTCGGATCGAGCTCTTCCTGCTCGCGGGTATTCTGACTTCAGTCACTTTTGCGATCGCGGGGCCTGTTGCATTCGTGGGCCTGGTTTGTCCTCACCTCGTGCGCTTACTCATCGGCCCCTCGCATCAAAGGCTTGTCATCGGCGCCGCTCTCCTCGGCGGCGCGATGGTCGTCTTTGCCGATTGCCTCGTCCGTTCGATTGATTTCGGCTCGGGGCGCCTTCCCATCAGTGTGCTCACGGCCCTGATCGGCGGTCCTGTGCTGATCTGGATGCTTCGAAGGCGAAGCGGTCTTCTCACGGCGGAGTGA
- the smpB gene encoding SsrA-binding protein SmpB, whose product MSRKKDQPDEPTIENRRARFEYHIGETFEVGIALRGTEVKSVRAGHVSLGEGYVRASSSPLELTLHSANIGEYGPAGPLGNGRQHAPTRVRALLAHKKEILKLAKESEVKGMTIVPLKLYFKNGYAKLLIGIAKGKAKHDKRDSIKEREAKRDIDRAMTRKSHR is encoded by the coding sequence ATGAGCCGGAAGAAAGACCAGCCCGACGAACCCACGATCGAGAACCGGCGCGCCCGGTTCGAGTATCACATCGGCGAGACGTTTGAAGTGGGGATCGCGCTCCGCGGCACCGAAGTCAAAAGTGTTCGCGCCGGTCACGTCTCCCTCGGCGAGGGATACGTGCGGGCGAGCAGTTCTCCGCTCGAATTGACGCTTCACAGCGCCAATATCGGGGAGTACGGGCCCGCCGGACCGCTCGGCAACGGTCGCCAGCACGCGCCGACTCGCGTGCGTGCACTCCTCGCGCACAAGAAAGAAATCCTCAAGCTCGCGAAGGAGTCGGAGGTCAAGGGCATGACCATCGTGCCCCTCAAGCTCTATTTCAAGAATGGCTACGCGAAGCTGTTGATCGGGATCGCCAAGGGCAAGGCCAAGCACGACAAGCGCGATTCGATCAAGGAACGCGAGGCCAAGCGGGATATCGACCGCGCGATGACCCGCAAGTCGCACCGGTAA
- a CDS encoding transposase, with the protein MSSRCSSPLAGGRHRGDGQPVEPQVGAGEELLFLPPYSPDLSPIEPAFSKIKQKLRSLACRTREALWSSMQTVLDTVTTSDATNFFAHCGYRPA; encoded by the coding sequence TTGTCGAGCAGGTGCTCCTCCCCTCTTGCGGGCGGGCGACATCGTGGTGATGGACAACCTGTCGAGCCACAAGTCGGTGCGGGCGAGGAGCTGCTGTTCCTGCCTCCGTACTCGCCGGACCTGTCCCCGATCGAGCCGGCGTTCAGCAAGATCAAGCAGAAGCTGCGGAGCCTGGCGTGCCGGACCCGGGAAGCGCTCTGGAGCTCGATGCAGACCGTGCTCGACACCGTGACGACGTCCGACGCCACCAACTTCTTCGCTCACTGCGGATACCGCCCCGCATGA
- a CDS encoding fumarylacetoacetate hydrolase family protein codes for MNLIRFEFGVSIELAGGKQLPIRHIIGIGMNYAKHAYEQGKGVPERPVLFTKNPMSACVSGDDIIVPKICQDRPQVDFEAELGVVIGEKTRDISKADALGAVLGYCSANDVSARWWQKDGAGGQFCRGKSFDTFCPIGPSLVPASEVKNPQKLRLTTKVNGTLMQDASTSDMIFDVATLIHEISRGTTILPGTLILTGTPSGVGFARTPPIFLKAGDRVEVEVEGLGVLANTVRFE; via the coding sequence ATGAATCTCATCCGTTTCGAATTCGGTGTCTCGATCGAACTCGCGGGAGGCAAGCAACTCCCCATCCGCCACATCATCGGCATCGGGATGAACTACGCCAAGCATGCGTATGAACAAGGCAAAGGCGTCCCGGAGCGCCCCGTGCTCTTCACGAAGAATCCGATGTCCGCGTGCGTGAGCGGCGACGACATCATCGTCCCGAAGATCTGCCAGGATCGGCCGCAGGTCGATTTCGAGGCCGAACTCGGCGTGGTGATCGGCGAGAAGACGCGCGACATCTCGAAAGCCGATGCGCTCGGCGCCGTGCTCGGATACTGCTCCGCGAACGATGTCTCCGCGCGATGGTGGCAGAAGGACGGCGCGGGCGGTCAGTTCTGCCGCGGCAAGAGCTTTGACACGTTCTGCCCCATAGGCCCGTCTCTCGTTCCCGCTTCGGAAGTGAAGAACCCGCAGAAGCTGCGGCTCACGACCAAGGTCAACGGGACTCTTATGCAGGATGCGAGCACGAGTGACATGATTTTTGACGTCGCGACCCTCATCCACGAGATCAGCCGCGGCACGACGATTCTTCCCGGCACGCTTATCCTCACCGGCACTCCGAGCGGTGTCGGATTCGCGCGAACTCCCCCGATCTTCCTGAAGGCCGGCGATCGAGTGGAAGTGGAGGTGGAAGGCCTCGGCGTGCTGGCGAACACCGTTCGATTCGAGTGA
- the rpmE gene encoding 50S ribosomal protein L31: MKNDIHPRYFHNCQVYHNGQVVMTVGATVPELHVEVWSGSHPFFTGKNVFVDSAGRVEKFQKKFATGYFGQKEKAEAERKAAIAAAEKAAAEERAANRAARAAAAAAKPKKAPKPEPKVESKAEAKPADAAAEAKAEGDAPKA; this comes from the coding sequence ATGAAGAACGACATTCACCCCCGCTATTTCCACAATTGTCAGGTCTACCACAACGGCCAGGTCGTGATGACCGTCGGTGCCACCGTGCCCGAGCTGCACGTCGAAGTGTGGTCGGGTTCGCACCCGTTCTTCACCGGCAAAAACGTCTTCGTTGACTCGGCGGGTCGCGTTGAAAAGTTCCAGAAGAAGTTCGCCACCGGCTACTTCGGTCAGAAGGAAAAGGCCGAGGCCGAGCGCAAGGCAGCGATTGCCGCCGCCGAGAAAGCCGCCGCCGAAGAACGCGCTGCGAACCGCGCCGCGCGAGCTGCTGCTGCCGCGGCAAAGCCGAAGAAGGCGCCAAAGCCCGAGCCGAAGGTTGAATCCAAGGCCGAGGCGAAGCCGGCTGATGCCGCTGCCGAAGCGAAGGCTGAAGGCGACGCTCCGAAAGCCTGA
- a CDS encoding F0F1 ATP synthase subunit epsilon, translating to MASTFRCRLVTPAARLFDEPVSSAVVPMWDGLMGFLPGRAPILGKLGIGELKLEFSGNAKAAGNYFIDGGVLQMAENELTILAERATPVSELNATEAEAQLNKLENDRVSIDDPSREAKNKRRDREIRSASEKIRLARGKKIA from the coding sequence TTGGCTTCGACTTTCCGCTGCCGCCTTGTGACTCCCGCCGCCCGCTTGTTCGACGAGCCGGTTTCGAGCGCGGTGGTTCCGATGTGGGACGGCTTGATGGGCTTCCTGCCCGGGCGTGCTCCGATCCTCGGCAAACTTGGCATCGGCGAATTGAAGCTTGAGTTTTCCGGGAACGCGAAGGCGGCGGGTAACTATTTCATCGATGGCGGCGTCCTGCAAATGGCGGAGAACGAGTTGACGATTCTCGCGGAGCGAGCAACTCCGGTCTCGGAGCTGAACGCGACAGAAGCGGAAGCGCAGCTCAACAAACTCGAGAACGATCGCGTCTCGATCGACGATCCGAGCCGCGAAGCCAAGAACAAGCGGCGCGACCGCGAGATCCGATCGGCGAGCGAAAAGATACGGCTCGCCCGCGGCAAGAAGATCGCCTAA
- a CDS encoding bacteriophage holin, translated as MRLNIKATALAFGLVWGLGIFVLAWWIMAFEGATGEITFIGHVYRGFNISPLGSVIGLAWGFADGAVGGLIFAWLYNLLVARFEAGTPRPNSPR; from the coding sequence ATGCGACTCAACATCAAGGCAACCGCTCTCGCATTCGGGCTCGTCTGGGGTCTTGGCATCTTCGTTCTGGCCTGGTGGATCATGGCCTTCGAAGGCGCTACCGGCGAAATCACGTTCATCGGCCATGTCTACCGCGGCTTCAACATCAGCCCCCTCGGCAGCGTCATCGGTCTGGCCTGGGGCTTCGCCGACGGCGCCGTTGGCGGTCTGATCTTTGCCTGGCTTTACAACTTGCTCGTTGCACGATTCGAGGCGGGCACACCCCGGCCGAATTCGCCGCGGTGA
- the metH gene encoding methionine synthase gives MPSRFLQELSKRVLVFDGGMGTQIYARNLSVEKDYCGCENCTDILVKSRPDVIQDIHEDYLKAGADVVETDTFGANKLVLGEFDLTAQCYDLAKRGAEVARAACEKHSTGDKPRFVAGSMGPGTKLITLGNTTWEEMFDSYREQCRGMIAGGIDCFMIETCQDLLQVKCAIEACLAALDEAGKTTADIPILCSVTIETTGTMLLGSSIEAAAAALAQYPITSLGLNCATGPTEMAEHVHWLGKNWASVRGRKTLTGEERRVSVLPNAGLPVLHEGRTEYPLKPQPFVEAMLKFVEESGVNIVGGCCGTTPEHIKLLAEAVGSRRASAIARNSPKPGATSLYSVADYRQDNSFLIVGERMNASGSRAFKTLLEKEAWDDIISLAREQVREGAHVLDLNVDYAGRDNVRDMSEIVKRVVRQVDAPLMIDSTQVKTIEAGLKHAGGKCIVNSANFEDGDEKFDQILELCRTYGAAILIGSIDEDKQASMARTAERKLAIAERGFRRATAKFGMDPSDVMFDPLVLPISTGMESDRRSAFELIEGIKRISAAFPESQSVVGLSNVSFGLNPVARVVLNSAFLHELREAGLTGAIVHASKILPENKIDPAHWQAALDLIYDRRSEKAGGTGVPAGRPDDFDPLQAFIELFKDAQSTKAQKKSLADLPVEERMRSHIIDGEKQGLKECLDVALQKYKPLDIINDHLLEGMKTVGELFGSGKMQLPFVLQSAEVMKMAVAQLEPLMERVQGQEKGKIVLATVKGDVHDIGKNLVDIILTNNGYKVFNIGIKQPIGAIVDAFKQHQADAIGLSGLLVKSVNVMEENILEMNGIGLDVPLILGGAALTRHYCESHLRTQYKGECFYGKDAFEGLRTMDMIMAGKLETLASEIDDRLGKRSKAEEAINQTRIAKMAALNKDGETERQRDEAGGTAVRERVRSEVSTAVPVPNAPFWGTRVAEGLNLDQIYPFINPVALFRGQWQMKKGAMSEAEYDALIEDKVLPVFEALKERCKREKILQPAAVYGYFPCNADGNDLVIFDPQNQSREIERFSFPRQADKKRLCISDFFRPIESGERDVVAFHCVTMGKKASEAAQELFQKNDYTNYLYLHGIGVESAEALAEMWHKRIRQEMGIANDDSPRIKELFTQHYRGSRYSFGYPACPDMSDQEKLFRLLRPDRIGCVLTENWQIDPEQSTSAIIVHHPEAKYFNV, from the coding sequence ATGCCCAGCCGCTTTCTTCAGGAACTGTCCAAACGCGTCCTCGTCTTCGACGGCGGCATGGGCACGCAGATCTATGCTCGAAATCTGTCGGTGGAGAAGGACTACTGCGGCTGCGAGAACTGCACCGACATTCTGGTCAAGAGCCGCCCGGATGTGATCCAGGACATCCATGAGGACTATCTGAAAGCGGGAGCGGACGTCGTTGAGACGGACACCTTCGGCGCGAACAAACTCGTGCTCGGAGAATTTGATCTGACGGCGCAGTGCTACGACCTTGCGAAGCGCGGCGCGGAAGTGGCTCGGGCCGCGTGCGAGAAACATTCGACCGGCGACAAGCCGCGGTTTGTGGCGGGCTCGATGGGGCCGGGCACGAAACTGATCACGCTCGGAAACACCACTTGGGAGGAGATGTTTGATTCGTATCGGGAGCAGTGCCGCGGCATGATCGCGGGCGGAATCGACTGCTTCATGATCGAGACCTGTCAGGACCTCCTCCAAGTCAAGTGCGCGATCGAGGCGTGCCTTGCGGCACTGGATGAGGCCGGCAAAACGACAGCGGACATTCCGATTCTGTGCAGCGTGACGATCGAAACGACGGGAACGATGCTTCTCGGTTCGTCGATCGAAGCCGCGGCAGCGGCGCTCGCGCAGTATCCGATCACCTCGCTCGGCTTGAACTGCGCAACCGGACCGACGGAGATGGCCGAGCATGTGCACTGGCTGGGCAAGAACTGGGCAAGCGTTCGCGGTCGCAAGACACTGACGGGCGAAGAGCGGCGTGTGAGCGTGCTCCCCAACGCGGGACTGCCCGTGCTTCACGAGGGCAGGACGGAATATCCGCTCAAGCCGCAGCCGTTTGTCGAGGCGATGCTGAAATTCGTGGAAGAGTCGGGGGTGAACATCGTCGGCGGCTGCTGCGGCACGACACCCGAACACATCAAGCTGCTCGCGGAAGCGGTTGGAAGCCGCCGAGCGAGCGCCATCGCAAGGAACTCTCCCAAACCGGGTGCAACAAGCCTTTACAGCGTCGCGGATTACAGGCAGGACAACTCGTTTTTGATCGTGGGCGAGCGGATGAATGCGAGCGGCAGCCGCGCGTTCAAGACGCTGCTCGAAAAGGAAGCCTGGGACGACATCATCTCTCTGGCGCGCGAGCAGGTGCGCGAGGGTGCGCACGTGCTGGACTTGAACGTCGATTACGCGGGGCGCGACAACGTTCGCGACATGTCCGAAATCGTGAAGCGGGTGGTGCGTCAGGTTGATGCGCCGTTGATGATCGACAGCACGCAAGTCAAAACAATCGAAGCCGGGCTCAAGCACGCGGGGGGAAAATGCATCGTCAACTCGGCCAACTTCGAGGACGGTGACGAGAAGTTTGATCAGATTCTGGAGTTGTGCCGCACGTACGGGGCCGCGATCCTGATCGGCTCGATCGACGAGGACAAGCAGGCGTCGATGGCGCGGACGGCGGAGCGCAAGCTCGCGATCGCGGAGCGCGGGTTCCGGCGCGCGACGGCAAAGTTCGGGATGGATCCGAGCGACGTGATGTTCGATCCGCTGGTGCTGCCGATCTCGACCGGCATGGAGAGCGACCGGCGCTCGGCCTTTGAGCTCATCGAAGGCATCAAGCGGATCAGCGCGGCGTTCCCGGAAAGCCAGAGCGTGGTGGGCCTGTCGAACGTGAGTTTCGGATTGAATCCGGTCGCGCGCGTCGTACTGAACTCGGCGTTCCTGCACGAACTGCGCGAAGCCGGCTTGACCGGTGCGATCGTTCACGCGAGCAAGATTCTGCCCGAGAACAAGATCGATCCGGCGCACTGGCAAGCGGCGCTCGATTTGATCTACGACCGGCGCTCGGAGAAGGCCGGCGGCACAGGGGTCCCGGCGGGAAGACCGGACGATTTCGATCCTCTTCAAGCGTTTATCGAACTCTTCAAGGACGCGCAGAGCACCAAGGCCCAGAAGAAATCGCTCGCGGATCTTCCGGTGGAAGAGCGGATGCGCTCGCACATCATCGACGGCGAGAAGCAGGGATTGAAAGAGTGCCTGGACGTAGCTCTCCAGAAGTACAAACCGCTGGACATCATCAACGATCACCTGCTCGAGGGAATGAAGACCGTCGGCGAACTCTTCGGTTCTGGCAAGATGCAGTTGCCGTTCGTTCTGCAGAGCGCCGAAGTGATGAAAATGGCGGTTGCGCAGCTCGAGCCGTTGATGGAGCGGGTGCAGGGCCAGGAAAAAGGTAAAATCGTGCTCGCGACGGTGAAGGGCGACGTGCACGACATCGGCAAAAACCTCGTCGACATCATTCTGACGAACAACGGTTACAAAGTCTTCAACATCGGCATCAAGCAACCGATCGGCGCCATCGTTGATGCATTCAAGCAGCACCAGGCGGACGCGATCGGCCTCTCGGGGTTGCTCGTGAAAAGCGTGAACGTCATGGAGGAAAACATCCTCGAGATGAACGGGATCGGGCTCGATGTGCCGCTGATCCTCGGCGGCGCGGCGCTCACGCGACACTACTGCGAGAGCCACCTGCGCACGCAGTACAAGGGTGAATGCTTCTACGGAAAGGATGCGTTCGAGGGCCTTCGCACGATGGACATGATCATGGCGGGCAAGTTGGAAACGCTCGCTTCGGAAATCGACGACCGACTCGGCAAGCGCTCGAAGGCCGAAGAGGCGATCAACCAGACACGCATCGCGAAGATGGCGGCATTGAATAAAGACGGAGAGACGGAGAGACAGAGAGACGAAGCGGGCGGGACGGCGGTGCGCGAGCGCGTGCGGTCGGAAGTATCAACGGCGGTACCCGTTCCGAACGCGCCGTTCTGGGGTACGCGCGTCGCCGAGGGTCTCAACCTCGACCAAATCTATCCGTTCATCAACCCCGTCGCGCTCTTCCGCGGCCAGTGGCAGATGAAAAAAGGGGCGATGAGCGAAGCGGAATACGACGCGCTCATCGAAGACAAGGTGCTGCCGGTGTTCGAAGCGCTAAAGGAACGCTGCAAACGCGAGAAGATCCTGCAGCCCGCGGCGGTGTACGGCTATTTCCCATGCAACGCCGACGGGAACGACCTCGTGATCTTCGATCCGCAGAATCAATCTCGCGAGATCGAGCGATTCAGCTTCCCGCGTCAAGCGGACAAGAAACGTCTCTGCATCAGCGATTTCTTCCGCCCGATCGAGTCGGGCGAGCGCGATGTTGTCGCGTTTCACTGTGTCACGATGGGGAAGAAGGCGAGCGAGGCGGCGCAGGAACTCTTTCAGAAGAACGACTACACGAACTATCTGTACCTACACGGCATTGGCGTGGAATCAGCCGAAGCGCTCGCCGAGATGTGGCACAAGCGAATCCGCCAGGAAATGGGCATCGCCAACGATGATTCGCCTCGGATCAAAGAGCTGTTCACGCAGCACTATCGGGGCAGCCGCTATTCATTCGGCTACCCGGCCTGCCCCGACATGAGCGATCAAGAGAAACTGTTCCGTTTGCTGCGTCCGGATCGGATCGGCTGTGTGCTAACGGAAAACTGGCAAATCGACCCGGAGCAGAGCACGAGCGCGATCATCGTGCATCATCCGGAAGCCAAGTATTTCAATGTGTAG
- a CDS encoding transglutaminase domain-containing protein: MKLRAFAFVLLSMLSLARGVHAADPTIPSVNQRENDNRAAMHTAKFSTLETRKYTIWRRSASATVEVEVSADFSDAAHEIAIDVSNSFIPTPLSITLSPSPNAPAPGAWGAQYLGLKTVGNKRYAQVAIQIADGVGIGKYTLSAVVRKKGQTTALARTDFPKPVVILFNPWSDRDPVYMKEADRLGEYVYQQECRYRTEVNNLDRTWRLAQFDVETIDALLKMLDVPNPAKPDEHGTTAQRENPIEFSRLIAQSIEKYVFGDWVLTQFGQGETSPAKWVDSADVFRRFNAPPVKYARCWVYANLLTSLFRCAGLPARSVSCIKSAHESQPPNGFVDIFQKKVGNNWVTDTDLTSDRAWGFHAWTEAWMKRPDLVSADGWQAVDGTYGTGPAAIGDVAKRKSSNYESASFVAAVSTPIRIWRNNKIESIDTKSIGEKIMTKKLGVAGEENIVKNYKPAARNVGPGEPAVLWDVPLSRTAGDDVVVTAHLSNSTLAPVIIDLTVSAYAEGYDQTLRGQAWSPESRQVIVAPGTPDHAEVFTIPWSAYQSFAAISDHLRVDAFAVCDAIDTGWPSVTYVVIDGPQFGVTRASPPIVAPGGTSAFDVALVNTASTTLTNCRVTLQRLGVLDDGSAPEVIDVGSVAPGASMTWSRDIVAAALGSGGLAASIASDQQSEWNAYASVEVSGCAADFNSDGFVDDADFVIFAASYDLLTVPPAEAICDLNGDDFVDDVDFELFADAYDAVYCLFD, encoded by the coding sequence ATGAAACTTCGAGCCTTCGCGTTTGTGTTGCTTTCCATGCTGTCGCTCGCGCGCGGCGTCCATGCTGCGGACCCGACTATTCCGTCGGTGAACCAGCGGGAGAACGACAATCGTGCCGCGATGCACACGGCAAAGTTCTCAACTCTGGAGACTCGCAAGTACACAATTTGGCGCCGATCGGCGAGCGCCACGGTCGAAGTCGAGGTATCAGCGGACTTTAGCGATGCCGCGCACGAAATTGCGATCGACGTCTCGAATAGCTTCATTCCCACTCCCCTCTCGATCACGCTGAGCCCATCTCCGAACGCACCCGCACCGGGTGCTTGGGGCGCTCAATACCTCGGGCTCAAGACGGTCGGGAATAAGCGTTATGCGCAGGTGGCAATCCAGATCGCCGACGGAGTTGGCATCGGAAAGTACACGCTCAGCGCGGTGGTTCGCAAGAAGGGCCAAACCACTGCCCTGGCGCGGACCGACTTCCCAAAGCCCGTCGTGATTCTCTTCAATCCATGGAGCGATCGCGATCCGGTGTACATGAAAGAAGCGGATCGACTCGGAGAATATGTGTATCAGCAGGAGTGCCGCTATCGAACCGAGGTCAACAACCTCGACCGGACGTGGAGGCTGGCGCAGTTCGATGTCGAAACGATCGATGCGCTTCTCAAGATGCTCGACGTGCCGAACCCTGCAAAGCCGGACGAACACGGAACGACCGCTCAGCGCGAAAACCCGATTGAATTCTCGCGGTTGATCGCGCAGAGCATCGAGAAATACGTTTTTGGCGACTGGGTACTGACGCAGTTCGGTCAGGGCGAGACCTCGCCCGCGAAGTGGGTCGACAGCGCCGATGTCTTCAGAAGATTCAACGCGCCGCCCGTCAAATACGCGCGCTGCTGGGTCTACGCCAACCTGCTGACCAGCCTCTTCCGGTGCGCCGGATTGCCCGCCCGCTCGGTCTCGTGCATCAAATCGGCGCACGAGTCGCAGCCCCCAAACGGGTTTGTGGACATCTTCCAGAAAAAAGTGGGAAACAACTGGGTGACGGACACCGACCTCACGTCGGATCGCGCCTGGGGCTTCCACGCGTGGACTGAAGCATGGATGAAGCGGCCCGATCTGGTGAGCGCCGACGGCTGGCAGGCGGTGGACGGAACCTACGGCACCGGGCCGGCGGCCATCGGCGACGTCGCCAAAAGGAAGTCGAGCAATTACGAATCGGCATCGTTCGTCGCGGCGGTGAGCACGCCGATCCGGATCTGGCGGAATAACAAGATCGAATCGATCGACACCAAGTCGATCGGCGAAAAGATCATGACGAAGAAGCTGGGAGTCGCCGGCGAAGAAAACATCGTCAAGAACTACAAGCCCGCGGCACGCAACGTCGGGCCCGGAGAACCTGCGGTACTCTGGGACGTCCCGCTCTCAAGGACTGCGGGAGACGATGTTGTAGTTACGGCGCATCTGTCCAACTCGACGCTCGCGCCCGTCATCATTGACTTGACGGTGAGCGCGTACGCCGAAGGCTACGACCAGACATTGCGCGGACAAGCCTGGTCGCCTGAATCTCGCCAGGTGATCGTCGCTCCGGGCACTCCGGATCACGCAGAAGTGTTCACGATTCCATGGTCCGCGTACCAGTCATTCGCGGCAATTTCCGACCATCTTCGCGTCGATGCCTTTGCGGTGTGCGACGCGATCGACACCGGCTGGCCCAGCGTAACCTATGTCGTGATCGATGGTCCGCAATTCGGAGTTACTCGCGCCTCGCCGCCGATCGTCGCGCCGGGCGGAACTTCCGCTTTCGACGTGGCGCTTGTGAACACAGCGTCGACCACGTTGACGAACTGCAGGGTGACGCTGCAACGCTTGGGCGTGCTCGACGACGGATCGGCGCCGGAAGTAATCGATGTCGGATCGGTCGCGCCGGGCGCATCGATGACTTGGTCACGCGACATTGTCGCAGCAGCACTCGGATCCGGCGGCCTCGCAGCGAGCATCGCATCAGATCAACAATCGGAATGGAATGCATACGCAAGCGTCGAGGTTTCAGGCTGTGCCGCCGACTTCAATTCCGACGGCTTTGTCGACGACGCAGACTTCGTGATCTTTGCGGCGTCGTACGACCTGTTGACGGTCCCCCCTGCGGAAGCGATTTGTGATCTCAACGGCGATGACTTCGTGGACGATGTCGACTTTGAGCTGTTCGCTGACGCGTACGACGCCGTGTACTGCCTTTTCGACTAA
- a CDS encoding class I SAM-dependent methyltransferase — MAGVLDYAIRKFVPSLPPLTRNRVLMAPFDAIDYLSRSGDPEMSSLPPNRLRVRTGVGNRLLGNAAYWVRTGRDFWDQQASSGRVLENSSILDLGCGCGRCAITLKKFGIGGKPFSGRYVGLDVDREMIEWCSGHVGDDRFRFSHVDVHSEVYNPRRGEATGVQWPVEDGTIDFMFAISVFSHLLENDFVAYLREIRRVLRPGGLANISTFCMEDVDSGENRRWSFRHKMGATYVENVRYPEAATGYERQWVLDQGASVGLARFEISPSPVQTCFVFRAE, encoded by the coding sequence TTGGCGGGCGTTCTTGACTATGCGATCCGGAAGTTCGTGCCCTCGTTGCCGCCGCTGACGCGCAATCGGGTTCTCATGGCGCCGTTCGACGCGATCGACTATCTCTCGCGCTCCGGCGATCCGGAAATGTCGAGCCTCCCGCCGAATCGTCTGCGCGTCCGGACCGGCGTCGGGAATCGCCTGCTGGGAAACGCCGCATACTGGGTGCGCACCGGACGGGATTTCTGGGATCAACAGGCTTCGTCAGGGCGGGTTTTGGAGAACTCGTCGATTCTCGATCTTGGCTGCGGATGCGGCCGCTGTGCGATCACTCTGAAGAAGTTTGGGATCGGCGGCAAGCCGTTTTCAGGCCGATATGTCGGACTCGATGTCGATCGGGAGATGATCGAATGGTGCTCCGGCCACGTCGGCGACGATCGTTTCCGTTTCTCCCACGTTGATGTGCACAGCGAGGTGTACAACCCGCGCCGCGGCGAAGCGACCGGTGTGCAGTGGCCTGTCGAAGACGGCACGATCGACTTCATGTTCGCCATCTCGGTCTTTTCGCACTTGCTCGAGAACGACTTTGTCGCGTATCTGCGCGAGATCAGGCGTGTGCTGAGGCCCGGCGGGCTCGCCAACATCAGCACATTCTGCATGGAAGATGTGGACAGCGGCGAGAACCGGCGCTGGTCATTCCGGCACAAAATGGGCGCGACTTACGTCGAGAACGTGCGTTATCCCGAGGCAGCGACCGGCTACGAGCGCCAGTGGGTGCTCGATCAGGGCGCGTCCGTCGGGCTTGCACGCTTTGAAATCAGCCCGTCGCCGGTGCAGACCTGCTTTGTTTTCCGCGCGGAGTGA